A window of the Deltaproteobacteria bacterium genome harbors these coding sequences:
- a CDS encoding PilZ domain-containing protein → PVRSQTRAPIYSKVSYIHSGKEYVGHVYVISEGGLYIKGGKVIPVGEMVKVTFSITDIAEGIALEGRVVWNTDERHSYPIELTPGMGIQFTQVSEEDLKSIKTYINLGNYLV, encoded by the coding sequence TCCCGTTAGAAGCCAGACACGGGCCCCCATTTATTCAAAGGTAAGCTACATACATTCAGGTAAGGAATATGTGGGCCATGTTTATGTCATCAGTGAAGGGGGCCTCTACATTAAGGGCGGGAAGGTCATTCCTGTCGGTGAGATGGTGAAGGTTACTTTTTCAATAACCGATATTGCCGAGGGGATAGCGCTTGAGGGAAGGGTTGTCTGGAATACCGATGAAAGACATAGCTACCCCATAGAACTTACGCCCGGGATGGGTATACAGTTTACTCAAGTGAGTGAAGAAGATTTAAAGTCCATCAAAACCTATATTAATCTCGGCAACTACCTCGTCTGA